One Fulvia fulva chromosome 8, complete sequence DNA window includes the following coding sequences:
- a CDS encoding DNA polymerase delta subunit 3, which produces MAQDYSTYLATNVLNEQQNVSYRNLSRALKVHSNLAKQMLYEFHRKQNSKKPGSVHATYVITGTKRNTQTNGVHSQDDGEDSVMRSSPPLPGSSMPQSQDEAPTPTSTRSIMLVKEEHLDQAKELFEQISGMHIYTLQAGGLSDVQVLTDCNRKVQVNYASEDPMKEWKQYGTIQNPSVRRRTRKNGPPPAAMAPAKPEAVKAKAAATAAAKTSAADVKAAVKPTLKSETSNDARGVHSKPIGSTKAQSSNIFKSFAKGAAKPRKTDSQGSSAAASPAALPSPAAPAEDGTEDVPMTGFSDDDMDDTGTNLLGEEPDEVKEPSGPSRKERKAALEALMDEDDEPMKDADSPAAVEEDEAKLDEGEIDKPEPKEEPKETVTIEHGRRRGRRRVMKKKTVKDEEGYLVTREEAAWESFSEDEPAPKKAKVSAPLPSKTTAKKGGKPAGNIMSFFKKK; this is translated from the exons ATGGCTCAAGACTATAGCACGTACTTGGCGACCAACGTGCTGAACGAGCAACAGAAT GTCAGCTACCGTAACCTGAGCAGAGCGTTGAAGGTGCATAGCAACTTGGCGAAGCA AATGCTATACGAGTTCCACCGCAAGCAGAACAGCAAGAAGCCTGGCAGTGTTCATGCTACATATGTCATCACCGGCACGAAGCGAAACACTCAGACAAATGGCGTACACAGCCAAGACGATGGCGAGGACAGTGTCATGCGGAGTAGCCCTCCGCTCCCAGGCAGCTCCATGCCACAATCACAGGACGAAGCACCGACGCCTACATCAACACGATCGATCATGCTGGTAAAGGAGGAGCATCTGGACCAAGCAAAGGAGCTGTTCGAGCAAATCTCCGGCATGCACATATACACCTTACAAGCGGGCGGTTTGAGCGATGTCCAAGTCTTGACTGACTGCAACCGCAAAGTGCAGGTGAATTATGCTTCCGAGGACCCTATGAAAGAGTGGAAACAATATGGCACGATACAGAATCCGAGCGTGAGAAGGAGGACAAGAAAGAACGGTCCTCCACCGGCGGCGATGGCGCCTGCGAAACCAGAAGCCGTGAAAGCGAAAGCAGCTGCGACAGCTGCAGCTAAGACCAGTGCTGCAGATGTGAAGGCTGCCGTGAAACCCACCTTGAAGAGCGAGACTTCAAATGACGCCAGAGGAGTACACAGCAAGCCGATAGGCAGCACAAAGGCACAATCGTCAAACATCTTCAAATCGTTTGCGAAGGGCGCGGCAAAGCCGAGAAAGACCGACTCGCAAGGAAGTTCTGCAGCAGCATCGCCCGCGGCACTGCCATCTCCTGCCGCCCCAGCCGAGGATGGCACGGAAGATGTTCCAATGACTGGCTTTTCGGACGACGACATGGACGACACTGGTACGAATCTGCTGGGTGAAGAGCCGGATGAAGTCAAGGAGCCCTCAGGGCCCAGTAGAAAAGAACGAAAGGCGGCTCTTGAGGCATTGATGGACGAAGATGACGAGCCGATGAAGGACGCCGACTCGCCTGCCGCTGTCGAAGAAGACGAGGCAAAGCTCGACGAAGGCGAGATCGACAAACCCGAACCGAAGGAAGAGCCCAAAGAAACAGTGACAATCGAGCATGGCCGCAGAAGAGGTCGCCGAAGAGTTATGAAGAAGAAGACTGTCAAAGACGAGGAAGGCTATCTCGTCACGCGCGAAGAAGCAGCCTGGGAATCCTTCTCAGAAGACGAGCCTGCGCCGAAGAAAGCCAAAGTTTCCGCACCGCTCCCGAGCAAGACGACCGCAAAGAAGGGTGGTAAGCCTGCGGGCAACATCATGTCCTTCTTCAAAAAGAAGTAA
- a CDS encoding Elongator complex protein 4 — protein MAFRKRNVAIGRTPAQATLDAPVDSTPPGVRPSPLTSHPVTSTGAPSLDGLLGGHAGLALGSSLLIEESGTTDFAGVLLKYYAAEGISQGHMLHVVGVGDGWIRELPGIAECKHREKTNKTAVDEEKMKIAWRYERLGQAGERALPDRGSPSTSASSTTSPTEIPFTHTFDLTKKIALPQDARINHIPITPTPSPFDRILQSLTQSLKTTPPSTIHRLMISSLLSPALYPPSSCDPKNFLTFLRSLKSLLHQHPNRLTALLTLPLELHPRSSGLVRWAEILADGVIELTPFPHLMDAVNDLAQSGGARGTEEQPQGMVKVHKLPISTERGEGGAGAGNSMGEDLAFTVSRRKFVIQPFSLPPVEGDVEAQQEGGKVTAKDVEF, from the exons ATGGCATTTCGAAAGCGCAATGTCGCGATCGGTCGTACGCCTGCACAAGCCACGCTCGATGCACCCGTCGATAGTACCCCGCCTGGAGTCCGCCCATCACCTCTCACTTCACATCCAGTGACATCTACCGGCGCACCTTCGCTCGATGGCTTGCTGGGTGGTCATGCTGGCCTTGCGCTGGGATCAAGTCTACTGATCGAGGAGAGCGGTACTACAGACTTCGCGGGTGTGCTATTGAAATACTACGCGGCAGAGGGCATTTCACAAGGGCATATGCTTCACGTCGTCGGTGTAGGAGATGGGTGGATTCGGGAGCTACCTGGAATTGCGGAGTGCAAGCATCGAGAAAAGACGAATAAGACCGCTGTCGATGAAGAGAAGATGAAGATTGCGTGGAGATATGAACGGCTCGGACAAGCAGGAGAAAGAG CTCTCCCAGATCGTGGCTCTCCCTCTACTTCAGCATCCAGCACAACTTCACCCACGGAAATCCCCTTCACCCACACCTTCGACCTGACCAAGAAAATCGCCCTCCCACAAGACGCGCGAATCAACCACATCCCAATCACGCCGACGCCCTCACCCTTTGACCGGATCCTCCAATCCCTCACGCAATCCCTTAAAACCACACCACCCTCCACGATCCACCGCCTCATGATCTCCTCCCTCCTCAGTCCAGCCCTCTACCCACCCTCCAGCTGCGACCCCAAGAACTTCCTCACTTTTCTCCGCTCCCTCAAGTCCCTCCTTCATCAACATCCAAACCGCCTAACCGCCCTCCTAACCCTCCCCCTCGAACTCCACCCACGATCTTCCGGCCTCGTCCGCTGGGCAGAAATTCTCGCCGACGGCGTCATCGAGCTCACACCCTTTCCCCACCTCATGGACGCTGTGAACGATCTGGCGCAGAGTGGAGGCGCAAGAGGGACGGAAGAGCAACCACAAGGAATGGTCAAGGTGCATAAGTTACCCATCAGCACAGAGCGAGGCGAGGGCGGTGCTGGGGCGGGAAATAGTATGGGCGAAGATCTGGCATTCACGGTGTCGAGGAGAAAATTCGTGATTCAACCGTTTAGTCTGCCGCCTGTGGAGGGCGATGTTGAGGCGCAGCAGGAGGGTGGGAAGGTTACGGCGAAGGACGTGGAGTTTTGA
- a CDS encoding Glycosyltransferase → MIFSILTAISLIAAAAQDRYFDRLFPTQPPPSNAHATPEPAIDAGPSTFQKLLSLDMTTHPKLHPSDCTIIIPTVDPENAGFKECLTTVLTNHPAVILIVTVGLDKQDLVERVIKEFNHGKTKIRAMQQALANKRRQVAFALPHVQTEIVVLVDDHVYWPSEKFLPTILAPFEDPKDCVYLKRHNFEIAATNAIDGGVFVLSGRTSAHRTVILQDPQFIEGLSNEMFFFGKFGPINPDDDNFITRWEVKKGWKLRIQYCDDARIETDLGNKEKWSQQCLRWVRTTWRSNSCSLFTDRVVWWRQPWCVYAVYWTSFFNFALFYDAALLLTLWKTTFGGQGWTPTVILAVWIFLSKMIKLIPHFRRCPADVLLIPWYLGFAYYHSWLKPKALFTFWDCTWGGRNIAAINAEAAKSGASPAKVRPTTPGRQSSGCHFPRTSE, encoded by the exons ATGATCTTCTCCATCCTAACGGCTATCTCACTGATAGCAGCAGCAGCACAGGATAGATACTTTGATCGATTGTTCCCGACTCAGCCGCCACCGAGTAATGCTCATGCGACCCCTGAACCAGCGATCGATGCCGGCCCTAGCACATTCCAAAAGCTCCTTAGCCTTGACATGACTA CTCACCCAAAGCTGCACCCAAGCGACTGCACCATCATAATCCCCACCGTCGACCCCGAGAATGCAGGCTTCAAAGAGTGCCTGACCACCGTCCTGACCAACCATCCAGCCGTCATCTTGATCGTCACAGTCGGCTTAGACAAGCAAGATCTTGTTGAAAGAGTGATCAAGGAGTTTAACCACGGCAAAACAAAAATTCGAGCAATGCAGCAAGCTCTCGCAAACAAACGTCGCCAAGTCGCTTTCGCGCTACCACACGTCCAGACGGAGATTGTGGTGCTGGTGGACGATCACGTTTACTGGCCATCTGAGAAGTTCCTCCCTACCATCCTGGCGCCGTTCGAGGACCCGAAA GACTGTGTTTATCTCAAGCGACACAACTTCGAGATCGCCGCGACTAATGCGATTGATGGTGGAGTCTTTGTGCTGAGTGGGAGGACATCCGCGCATAGGACTGTGATCCTGCAGGATCCGCAGTTTATCGAGGGACTCAGCAATGAGATGTTCTTCTTCGGGAAGTTTGGACCGATCAATCCGGATGATGATAACTTCATTACGAGGTGGGAGGTGAAGAAGGGATGGAAGTTGAGGATCCAATATTGTGATGATGCGAGGATCGAGACGGATCTGGGGAATAAGGAGAAGTGGTCTCAACAGTGTCTGAGGTGGGTCCGGACGACGTGGAGGAGCAATAGCTGTTCCCTCTTCACGGATCGAGTCGTTTGGTGGCGCCAGCCTTGGTGTGTCTATGCTGTGTACTGGACCTCCTTCTTCAACTTTGCGTTGTTCTATGACGCGGCGCTGTTACTGACCCTGTGGAAGACGACTTTTGGTGGGCAAGGCTGGACTCCGACTGTCATTCTTGCTGTTTGGATCTTCTTGAGCAAGATGATCAAGTTGATCCCACATTTCAGGAGATGTCCGGCGGATGTTCTCCTGATTCCGTGGTACCTGGGGTTTGCCTACTACCATAGTTGGCTGAAGCCGAAGGCGCTCTTCACATTCTGGGACTGCACTTGGGGAGGTCGAAACATTGCTGCCATCAATGCTGAGGCGGCGAAGAGTGGTGCTTCTCCAGCGAAGGTTCGGCCGACTACCCCTGGGCGTCAGTCGAGTGGCTGTCATTTCCCAAGAACATCAGAGTAA
- a CDS encoding Histone acetyltransferase, giving the protein MATLATLRIGTKAMVEKDGEQRQAEILSMQTRKGRPTFYVHYVEFNKRLDEWVSAERLDLTQPVEWPAPEKPDKKDNKKTQSKNHQVSKTDAKHTRTGQKRPRSGTATREGSALPDLASQLSRHPSISGAKENLDPATTVIATEDLDGTPQPDDDSNVDLVDVQEAAIAAKAGSENVPYSREAEIEKLRTGGSMTQNQTEVSRVRNLEKIQMGDSIIEPWYFSPYPAEFSDVDMVFICEFCLCYFGSNLQFTRHRKKCQLRHPPGNEIYRDDNVSFFEIDGRRQRTWCRNLCLLSKLFLDHKTLYYDVDPFMFYCMTARSEHGHHLVGYFSKEKDSAEGYNLACILTLPQYQRKGYGALLIQFSYELSKIEGKLGSPEKPLSDLGLLGYRAYWQEVVVDLLLEREEEHPGSAATISVEDIGSTLAMTTNDVLHTLSTLNLLRYSNKNHVIVLTDAVLQAQERRKEKERVKGKRVIEPEKLIWKPPVFAASARTWNW; this is encoded by the coding sequence ATGGCCACACTTGCGACGCTGAGGATTGGCACCAAAGCCATGGTGGAGAAGGACGGCGAGCAACGTCAGGCCGAGATTCTGTCCATGCAAACCAGGAAAGGCCGGCCAACATTCTATGTCCACTATGTCGAATTCAACAAGCGTCTGGACGAATGGGTCTCGGCAGAGAGACTGGACCTTACCCAGCCAGTTGAATGGCCAGCTCCAGAGAAGCCTGACAAGAAAGACAACAAGAAGACTCAATCGAAGAATCACCAAGTGTCGAAGACGGACGCGAAACATACTAGGACTGGCCAGAAGCGACCTCGTAGCGGTACCGCCACTAGGGAAGGCTCAGCTCTGCCAGATCTAGCATCTCAACTGAGTCGACACCCTTCGATATCAGGAGCCAAGGAGAATCTTGATCCAGCAACGACCGTCATCGCCACAGAAGATCTTGATGGAACGCCCCAACCGGATGACGACTCCAACGTCGATCTCGTCGACGTGCAAGAAGCCGCCATCGCTGCCAAAGCCGGATCCGAAAATGTCCCCTACTCCCGCGAAGCAGAAATCGAAAAGCTACGCACAGGCGGCAGCATGACGCAGAACCAGACCGAAGTCAGCCGCGTCCGCAACCTCGAGAAGATCCAGATGGGAGATAGTATCATCGAACCCTGGTACTTCTCCCCCTACCCAGCCGAATTCAGCGACGTCGACATGGTCTTCATCTGCGAATTCTGCCTCTGCTACTTCGGCAGCAACCTCCAATTCACCCGCCACAGAAAAAAGTGTCAACTTCGCCACCCACCCGGCAACGAAATCTACCGCGACGACAACGTCTCCTTCTTCGAAATCGACGGCCGTCGCCAGCGGACCTGGTGCCGGAACCTCTGCCTCCTCTCAAAACTCTTCCTCGATCACAAAACCTTATACTACGACGTCGACCCGTTCATGTTCTACTGCATGACCGCCCGCTCCGAACACGGCCACCACCTCGTCGGCTACTTCTCCAAAGAAAAGGACAGCGCCGAAGGCTACAACCTCGCCTGTATCCTGACCCTCCCGCAGTACCAACGCAAAGGCTACGGCGCCTTACTAATCCAATTCTCCTACGAACTCTCCAAAATCGAAGGCAAGCTCGGCTCTCCCGAGAAACCCCTCTCCGACCTCGGCCTCCTCGGCTACCGCGCCTACTGGCAAGAAGTCGTCGTCGACCTCCTCCTCGAGCGCGAAGAAGAACACCCCGGCTCGGCGGCTACAATTTCAGTTGAAGATATTGGCAGCACGTTGGCGATGACGACTAATGATGTGCTCCATACGCTTAGCACGCTTAATCTTCTGAGGTATAGTAATAAGAATCATGTTATTGTGTTGACGGATGCGGTGTTGCAGGCGCAGGAGAGGAGGAAGGAGAAGGAGAGGGTTAAGGGGAAGAGGGTTATTGAGCCGGAGAAGTTGATTTGGAAGCCGCCGGTCTTTGCGGCGAGCGCGAGGACGTGGAATTGGTAG
- a CDS encoding RNA exonuclease 4: MAGPALASLSSNWKELQKTLKSDPKEEAPSNAVKRKRPAPATAHPFKETRLSDSSNSEKLGKRRKMGGYLSPPSTATKASKLIDDHDIDPSAAAAAAAAYGPRASSDGIRRASDDINGGLHKTHKLGKYVALDCEMVGTGPPPHADNLLARASLVNFHNEQIYDSYVQPPPGLRVEDYRTHVSGIKPHHMKAPYARPFAEVQREVSKLLDGRILVGHALKNDLQSLMLTHPKRDLRDTARHPQYRIESKGKPPALRNLTESELGIEIQTGEHSSIEDARAAMMLFQKDKDGFEAENRKHFGQKRPLGKAGGKAKSPSPEDDSAVEEEDEDEHDLDLLDGEDGDGLEASVTGDALGGGAARKKKSKKKKKRTKRK; this comes from the coding sequence ATGGCTGGCCCAGCTCTGGCGTCGCTGTCGAGCAACTGGAAGGAACTGCAGAAGACGTTGAAAAGCGACCCGAAGGAGGAGGCACCCAGCAATGCCGTGAAGCGCAAGAGACCAGCACCCGCTACAGCACATCCCTTCAAGGAGACCAGGCTCTCCGACTCGTCCAACTCGGAGAAGCTGGGCAAGAGGCGCAAGATGGGCGGATATCTTTCTCCTCCCTCCACCGCCACGAAAGCCTCGAAGCTGATCGACGACCACGACATCGACCCctcagcagcagcagcagcagcagcagcataCGGCCCACGAGCCAGCAGCGATGGCATACGCCGCGCCTCCGACGACATCAACGGAGGCCTCCACAAAACACACAAGCTCGGCAAATACGTCGCCCTCGACTGCGAAATGGTCGGCACCGGCCCACCACCACACGCCGACAACCTCCTCGCCCGAGCCTCACTCGTCAACTTCCACAACGAGCAAATCTACGACTCCTACGTCCAACCTCCCCCGGGCCTCCGCGTCGAAGACTACCGCACCCACGTCTCTGGCATAAAACCCCACCACATGAAAGCACCCTACGCGCGACCCTTCGCTGAAGTGCAGCGAGAAGTGAGCAAGCTGTTAGATGGGAGGATCCTGGTCGGACATGCTCTGAAGAATGATTTGCAATCGTTGATGCTGACCCATCCGAAGCGAGATCTGCGAGATACTGCGCGACACCCGCAGTATAGGATTGAGAGCAAAGGGAAGCCGCCTGCGTTGCGGAATCTGACCGAGTCGGAGCTGGGCATTGAGATTCAGACGGGGGAGCATAGTTCGATTGAGGATGCGAGGGCGGCGATGATGTTATTTCAGAAGGACAAGGATGGCTTTGAGGCGGAGAATAGAAAGCATTTTGGGCAGAAGAGGCCGCTAGGGAAGGCGGGTGGGAAGGCCAAGTCACCGAGTCCGGAGGATGATAGTGCAGTGGAAGAGGAGGACGAGGACGAGCATGACCTCGACTTGCTGGATGGCGAGGATGGCGATGGGCTGGAAGCGTCTGTGACTGGTGATGCACTAGGTGGAGGTGCTGCTAGGAAGAAGAAGTcaaagaagaagaagaagcggACGAAGAGGAAGTAG
- a CDS encoding Tuberculostearic acid methyltransferase produces the protein MTIVGQVTALANYAGTTFAWPPLLSFSRGAILATLRNIQIGSLTIIESDGSITSCGNRDRVSKPEDERTVNHIPHIELRVTNEQFWVRLAIFADMGFAESYMLGEFSCSDLTAFFRLFILNKQYLSNGVTFASNLLGKVTALVRKTNTLQNARLNISAHYDISNEMFAAFLSPDMTYSCPIWLPTTDAQSKQETLESAQYRKLNRFIKNARIKSTDHVLEIGTGWGSFAMLAVEKTGCRVTSLTLSEEQKKLAEDRIKARGMQKNIKVLLCDYRSLPVPEESEKYDKVVSIEMLEAVGAEYLSTYFSCIDALLKSDGGIAVFQCITIPESRYTTYSTSDDFIRRYIFPGGHLPTVTQLLSTIRSGSSNSKRGIEPRLIPHTVENIGPHYAKTLRLWRQDFMQKFQKEIRPALMQEYAEREKRKMTEDEVEVFKRKWEYYFAYCEAGFATNTLGDAIITIAREGALEIMEGVPL, from the coding sequence ATGACAATCGTGGGACAAGTGACGGCGCTCGCGAACTACGCTGGCACGACTTTCGCATGGCCGCCGCTGCTCTCCTTCTCGAGAGGCGCCATCCTCGCGACGCTGAGAAACATACAAATTGGCTCTTTGACCATCATAGAATCAGACGGCAGCATAACCAGCTGTGGCAACCGAGACCGAGTCTCAAAACCCGAAGATGAGCGAACGGTCAACCACATTCCTCACATCGAGCTTCGCGTCACCAACGAGCAATTTTGGGTGCGGTTGGCCATTTTCGCCGACATGGGCTTTGCCGAATCGTACATGCTGGGAGAGTTCAGCTGCTCAGATCTCACCGCGTTCTTCAGGCTGTTCATCTTGAACAAGCAATACCTGTCCAATGGTGTCACATTCGCAAGCAACCTGCTGGGCAAGGTGACTGCTTTAGTCAGAAAGACCAACACTCTGCAGAACGCTCGCCTGAACATATCAGCGCATTACGATATCAGCAACGAGATGTTCGCGGCTTTTCTCAGCCCAGACATGACCTACAGCTGTCCCATCTGGCTACCGACGACAGACGCACAATCCAAACAAGAGACACTGGAAAGCGCACAATACCGCAAACTAAACCGCTTCATCAAGAACGCGCGCATAAAGAGTACAGACCACGTACTAGAGATTGGAACAGGCTGGGGCAGTTTCGCCATGCTCGCCGTGGAGAAGACAGGCTGCCGAGTAACCAGCTTGACTCTAAGCGAAGAGCAGAAGAAACTCGCCGAAGACCGCATCAAGGCCCGAGGCATGCAAAAGAACATCAAAGTCCTCCTCTGCGACTACCGATCCCTCCCAGTCCCCGAAGAATCCGAAAAATACGACAAAGTAGTCTCCATCGAAATGCTCGAAGCCGTCGGCGCCGAATACCTCTCCACATACTTCTCCTGCATCGACGCCCTCCTCAAATCCGACGGCGGCATCGCAGTCTTCCAATGCATCACAATCCCCGAATCCCGCTACACCACCTACTCCACCTCCGACGACTTCATCCGCCGCTACATTTTCCCCGGCGGCCACCTCCCCACCGTAACCCAGCTCCTCTCCACCATCCGCTCCGGCTCCTCCAACTCGAAACGTGGCATCGAGCCCCGTCTGATCCCTCACACCGTCGAGAACATCGGACCCCATTATGCGAAAACGCTGCGTCTCTGGAGGCAAGATTTCATGCAGAAGTTTCAGAAGGAGATTAGGCCGGCGCTGATGCAGGAGTATGCGGAGCGGGAGAAGAGGAAGATGACGGAGGATGAGGTGGAGGTGTTTAAGAGGAAGTGGGAGTATTATTTTGCTTATTGCGAAGCCGGGTTTGCGACGAATACGTTGGGGGATGCGATAATTACTATTGCGAGGGAGGGGGCATTGGAGATTATGGAGGGGGTGCCGTTGTAG
- a CDS encoding Zinc finger protein, with the protein MDSLKRPYPDTAAETESSKRRDVEMAQNGDTQPNGSRSIAQDLFEDMGRKVDQTNGEDQKVVEEIESLCMNCHEDGITKLLLTKIPFFREVVIMSFACDHCGHQSNEIQSAGEIQPKGSKHALRVEKDEDLQRQVVKSDVCLFRIEDIDLEIPAGKGQYTNIEGIISAVRDDLSQHQEARMEQMPELGVKVAGIISALSDMLEGRKYPFMISADDPSGNSSIEPRPGDSAGKWAKTQYNRTPAQNGMLGLGDDVPNPASDAPPTEMRPEYHSSNLVGADSVPTVQGNNVDQEEDIVEDQVYSFPASCPGCTRPCATNMKMVNIPYFKQVVLMSTVCDHCGYRSNEVKTGGEVPEKGRRITLKVSTNEDLARDILKSESASLFCPELQLRVEPGTMGGRFTTVEGIMTQIRKDLRAQAFGLEDGDAQVPEGAGDSMTSDSKKLWEDFFAALTDAIEGKKGFTLTLEDPLAGSYVQSLTAPEPDPKIEVQDYERTKEEEEDLGLADIKTEGYEQVEEEAA; encoded by the coding sequence ATGGACTCTTTGAAACGACCCTACCCAGACACAGCAGCAGAGACCGAGTCAAGTAAGAGGAGAGACGTCGAGATGGCCCAAAATGGTGATACCCAGCCGAACGGCAGCAGGTCGATTGCCCAGGATCTCTTCGAAGACATGGGCCGCAAGGTCGACCAAACGAATGGCGAGGATCAGAAAGTGGTTGAAGAGATCGAGAGTTTATGCATGAACTGTCATGAAGATGGCATAACCAAGCTTCTTCTCACCAAGATCCCCTTCTTCCGCGAGGTTGTCATCATGTCATTCGCATGCGACCACTGTGGCCACCAGAGCAACGAAATTCAGTCTGCTGGAGAGATACAGCCAAAGGGAAGCAAGCACGCTTTGAGAGTCGAGAAAGATGAGGATCTACAAAGACAAGTGGTCAAGAGCGATGTGTGTCTGTTCAGGATAGAGGATATCGACCTGGAGATACCAGCTGGCAAGGGACAATATACAAATATCGAAGGCATAATAAGTGCTGTTCGTGACGATCTATCGCAACATCAAGAGGCAAGAATGGAGCAAATGCCAGAATTGGGCGTGAAAGTCGCAGGCATTATCTCTGCACTATCGGACATGCTCGAAGGACGAAAATACCCATTCATGATCTCCGCAGACGACCCCAGTGGCAACAGCTCAATAGAACCACGGCCCGGCGACTCAGCAGGAAAGTGGGCAAAGACCCAATACAACCGAACCCCAGCACAAAACGGTATGCTCGGCCTTGGAGACGACGTACCAAACCCAGCATCCGACGCCCCACCAACAGAAATGCGCCCCGAGTACCACTCCAGCAACCTCGTAGGCGCAGACTCAGTACCCACAGTACAAGGAAACAACGTAGACCAAGAAGAAGACATCGTCGAAGACCAAGTCTACAGCTTCCCTGCCTCATGTCCAGGCTGCACACGACCTTGCGCCACGAATATGAAAATGGTCAACATCCCCTACTTCAAGCAAGTCGTGCTCATGTCCACAGTCTGCGACCATTGCGGATATCGAAGTAACGAAGTTAAGACCGGCGGTGAAGTTCCCGAGAAGGGACGGAGAATTACTCTCAAAGTCAGCACGAATGAAGACTTGGCACGAGACATCCTCAAGAGCGAGAGCGCATCCCTCTTCTGCCCTGAACTCCAACTCCGCGTCGAGCCCGGCACAATGGGTGGTCGCTTCACCACAGTTGAAGGCATCATGACCCAGATTCGCAAAGATCTTCGAGCGCAGGCGTTCGGTCTGGAAGACGGTGATGCCCAGGTGCCCGAGGGAGCCGGCGATTCTATGACTTCTGATAGCAAGAAGTTATGGGAGGACTTCTTTGCTGCTTTGACGGACGCCATTGAGGGTAAGAAGGGGTTTACTCTTACTTTGGAGGATCCACTGGCTGGGTCTTATGTACAGAGCTTGACGGCACCTGAACCGGATCCGAAGATTGAGGTGCAGGATTATGAGAGGACGAaggaggaagaggaggatTTGGGGTTGGCGGACATTAAGACGGAGGGGTATGAGCAGGTGGAGGAGGAGGCAGCGTGA
- a CDS encoding Translation initiation factor eIF-2B subunit alpha — translation MSTDAFDVVSTYQHLLAEDPELTMPVAAIEALILGLANTPATTVSETLDLVQKLTKQLKESIPNSISLSAGTDIFQQYLTSNLQRPGPGGLSGDFEQIRNHLVQNGKLFVERAKAARETIAGFGRQFIRDGNTILTNGGSRVVGALLKSAAESSNALGRGSIRFRVIYVVSKDSDDTESADNIAVLRERDIPVATIPPTAVAYCLDQVTQCFVGAEGVVENGGIISRMGTYQVAMLAKAAGKPFYVVSESHKFVRLYPLGQQDLGIEQRVVDFRTGKGSESEEMDSDEGVADMEPVRKAALADWRPEDAVDYTPPHLISGIITESGVLLPSAVSERLIEIWF, via the exons ATGTCTACAGACGCCTTCGATGTCGTCTCAACATATCAGCACCTTCTGGCTGAAGACCCGGAGCTTACTATGCCAGTCGCAGCCATCGAAGCTCTGATCTTGGGACTAGCGAATACACCTGCTACTACAGTGTCCG AGACCCTCGATCTAGTCCAAAAACTCACAAAACAGCTCAAAGAAAGCATCCCCAACTCGATATCCCTCTCCGCCGGCACCGACATCTTCCAACAGTACCTCACCTCGAACCTACAACGACCCGGTCCCGGTGGTCTCTCCGGCGACTTCGAGCAGATCCGCAACCACCTCGTGCAGAACGGCAAGCTCTTCGTCGAACGTGCCAAAGCAGCACGAGAAACGATCGCAGGATTCGGACGACAGTTCATCAGAGACGGCAATACGATCCTCACAAATGGTGGCAGTCGTGTGGTGGGAGCACTGTTGAAGAGCGCAGCGGAGTCGAGCAATGCATTAGGACGAGGAAGCATACGGTTCAGAGTGATATACGTGGTGTCTAAAGACAGCGATGACACAGAGAGCGCGGACAACATTGCAGTGCTGCGAGAACGAGACATTCCCGTCGCAACCATACCACCTACCGCGGTTGCATACTGCCTCGACCAGGTGACGCAGTGCTTCGTGGGCGCGGAAGGCGTAGTAGAGAACGGAGGCATCATCAGCAGAATGGGCACATACCAAGTCGCCATGCTAGCGAAAGCCGCAGGCAAGCCCTTCTACGTGGTGTCCGAATCACACAAATTCGTGCGGCTGTATCCGCTCGGCCAGCAGGATCTGGGGATTGAGCAGAGGGTGGTGGACTTCAGGACTGGAAAGGGCTCGGAGAGTGAGGAGATGGATTCGGATGAGGGAGTTGCGGACATGGAGCCTGTCAGGAAGGCTGCGCTGGCTGATTGGCGGCCTGAGGATGCTGTGGATTATACGCCGCCGCACTTGATTTCGGGGATTATTACGGAGTCTGGTGTGCTCTTGCCGAGTGCAGTCAGTGAGCGGCTGATAGAGATTTGGTTCTAG